A single Anopheles arabiensis isolate DONGOLA chromosome 2, AaraD3, whole genome shotgun sequence DNA region contains:
- the LOC120898084 gene encoding yemanuclein isoform X3, producing the protein MSDVKRVTLTTISDVVKKGGTSPFGALSSAFESSTAAAIHPFGSSKGGESTSSGPNAGSGGGGGGATAAKKLKTVRLELNLFEPTADSFPEFNFSKLIHVEQKRLKKAQKKQQHDDEANGFLSDPELDNDVARMARELERKYGSGSDYATKGKAARPSKLDYYDRGAGYDEEDSFIDNSEAYDELIPQEIETVGGGFYINSGQLEFKQLSNFERPEDAHRMPKPKKRALSTTSESSDEDEPAGEKKNAPVAESSASGLPGQSKQTVEKLAATAGALEPGRTQPEGVEKGSDAGKSGPEPEDKARTNGHVAKKQKIVDNGQVAVEQKNKPSASEGGGGGKEKANGVKEKVAVAPGGVSSTVGGEEASKKDESGMKSIKTTTVKDMLRAKRDSLRKMEQEKKGRSSGSSRVSSSEAEEDGDGGGDDEDEDEENDEEDDEDDEEDEEEDDEYDEEGSEKNSPESGSEVDIASESESSHGSEKDAMAGKSGEPLPVANGALDGEPAKERKQKDRKLPEDIPDQLRRDVDSLKELARGLSGAGGKLNLFESKVADLLLRIDDGARASGSSTRNAVFRHLEAQLSVSRQSLKLKLKKIRIRKLEGRTKSLASKLEDVIADTMPAIVTKYELDCLKVNELRLAAAAQTVTSNPLPNGEKGDAPPNPVAQQIRNPKKKYTWNERSRDLLWELYNVRQQLFALVRPRNQSEDEVLAEFLRTKVVPLWPKGWIRYEDIQKELDRRKKALAKGQAAAAGGAPLPTGKKSTPVVSPLVSPSTTPFESAALPLPTGSTPNGVKAHEAACLPRSSTPVKPSGTGKGGVDGDKSAATATHHSLSAAANMSPNAAHKRTSDHSIINIMNSPPPPPAADKQSAGDQRRSFDAMDTSGAPFANPDTGGTVGRDSLKRSPATPADRRNQDRQRWNSREDDSDSSIEIIAEYNVPRAPVGVGGGAFQAGKLPASATVLQMTTPTLPGASNLPVLNKEKYKNLIAAKHKSSSHGGSGSSAGSSPIGMGGGVIGFAAPSGNVSGGGGGGGMHLPDMAGGTGAGSVRLKDTPSPIDVDVHQIMKDLKELQELQKQHNTSGNRKPDSSALQSQQQHVQQVPLAQFVPRS; encoded by the exons ATGTCGGATGTAAAACGCGTCACACTCACGACGATCAGTGATGTGGTGAAAAAGGGTGGCACcagcccgttcggtgcactgTCGTCGGCGTTTGAGTCGAGCACCGCGGCGGCAATTCACCCAttcggcagcagcaaaggaGGGGAGTCCACAAGCAGTGGACCGAACGCcggaagtggtggtggtggtggtggtgcgacgGCAGCGAAGAAGCTCAAAACTGTCCGCCTCGAGCTGAACCTGTTCGAGCCGACCGCAGACAGTTTTCCCGAGTTTAACTTTTCCAAGCTGATCCACGTCGAGCAG AAACGGCTGAAGAAAGCACagaaaaagcagcagcacgacgATGAGGCGAACGGGTTCCTCTCCGACCCGGAGCTGGACAACGACGTTGCCCGAATGGCCCGGGAGCTGGAGCGAAAGTACGGCTCGGGTTCGGACTACGCAACCAAGGGCAAGGCAGCCCGTCCCTCCAAGCTGGACTACTACGATCGTGGCGCCGGCTACGACGAGGAAGACTCGTTCATCGATAACTCCGAAGCG TACGACGAACTGATCCCGCAAGAGATAGAAACCGTCGGCGGTGGGTTTTACATCAACTCGGGCCAGCTGGAATTTAAGCAGCTGTCGAACTTCGAGCGCCCCGAAGATGCGCACCGGATGCCGAAGCCGAAAAAGCGCGCCCTCTCCACCACATCCGAAAGCAGCGACGAGGATGAACCGgcgggagagaaaaagaatgcCCCGGTGGCGGAGAGTAGCGCCAGCGGTCTGCCAGGGCAGTCGAAGCAAACGGTGGAAAAGCTCGCGGCCACGGCTGGCGCGCTGGAACCGGGTCGGACTCAACCTGAAGGAGTCGAAAAAGGCTCCGATGCCGGCAAGTCCGGACCGGAACCGGAGGACAAAGCGCGCACGAACGGACACGTGGCCAAGAAGCAGAAGATCGTAGATAATGGGCAGGTGGCGGTCGAGCAAAAGAACAAACCGTCCGCCAGCgaaggaggaggtggtggCAAGGAGAAGGCGAATGGTGTGAAGGAAAAGGTAGCGGTGGCGCCCGGCGGTGTGTCGTCTACCGTTGGGGGCGAGGAGGCCAGCAAAAAGGACGAAAGCGGTATGAAATCGATCAAGACGACCACCGTGAAGGATATGCTGCGGGCCAAGCGGGACAGCTTGCGCAAGATGGAGCAGGAGAAGAAGGGACGCAGCAGTGGGTCGAGCCGCGTGTCCAGCTCGGAGGCGGAAGAGGACGGCGACGGTGGCGgggacgacgaggacgaggacgaggagaaTGACGAGGAAgatgacgaggacgacgaggaggatgaggaggaggacgatgagTACGATGAGGAGGGAAGCGAGAAAAATTCGCCCGAGTCCGGTTCCGAGGTGGACATAGCGTCGGAAAGCGAGAGCAGCCATGGGAGTGAAAAGGACGCCATGGCTGGGAAGTCGGGCGAGCCACTGCCAGTGGCGAATGGAGCGCTGGACGGTGAGCCGGCCAAGGAGCGCAAGCAAAAGGACCGCAAGCTTCCCGAGGACATTCCCGACCAGCTGCGGCGCGATGTGGATTCGCTGAAGGAGCTAGCGCGCGGCCTGTCCGGTGCAGGAGGGAAGCTGAACTTGTTCGAGAGCAAAGTGGCGGACCTGCTGCTCCGTATCGACGACGGGGCCCGCGCGtccggcagcagcacacgCAATGCGGTGTTTCGGCATCTCGAGGCGCAGCTGTCGGTCAGCCGGCAGTCGCTGAAGCTGAAGCTGAAGAAGATACGCATCCGGAAGCTAGAGGGCAGGACGAAATCGCTGGCTTCGAAGCTGGAGGACGTGATCGCCGATACGATGCCGGCAATCGTCACCAAGTACGAGCTGGACTGTCTGAAGGTGAACGAGCTGCGGCTGGCGGCAGCGGCCCAAACCGTCACCAGCAACCCACTGCCAAACGGGGAGAAGGGTGATGCCCCACCCAACCCAGTCGCGCAGCAGATACGCAATCCAAAGAAAAAGTACACCTGGAACGAGCGGTCGCGCGATCTGCTCTGGGAGCTGTATAACGTGCGCCAGCAGCTGTTTGCCCTGGTGCGACCGCGCAACCAGTCGGAGGACGAGGTGCTGGCGGAGTTCCTGCGCACGAAGGTGGTGCCGCTGTGGCCGAAAGGTTGGATACGCTACGAAGACATACAGAAGGAGCTGGACCGGCGGAAAAAGGCACTGGCGAAGGgtcaggctgctgctgctggtggtgcgccGCTTCCGACGGGGAAGAAATCCACGCCGGTCGTTTCCCCGCTCGTGTCACCCAGCACGACACCGTTCGAGTCGGCGGCACTGCCCCTGCCCACCGGCAGCACCCCGAACGGTGTGAAAGCACACGAAGCTGCCTGTCTACCACGTTCGTCCACGCCGGTAAAACCGTCGGGGACCGGTAAGGGTGGAGTGGACGGTGACAAGAGCGCCGCCACTGCCACACATCACTCACTGTCGGCGGCCGCCAACATGTCGCCCAACGCTGCCCACAAACGTACCTCGGACCATAGCATTATCAACATTATGAactcaccgccaccaccgcctgCGGCGGACAAGCAGTCCGCCGGCGATCAGCGTCGCTCGTTCGACGCGATGGACACGTCCGGTGCCCCGTTCGCCAATCCGGACACCGGCGGGACGGTGGGAAGGGACAGCTTGAAACGATCTCCTGCCACGCCGGCAGACAGAAGGAACCAGGATCGGCAGCGGTGGAACAGCCGGGAGGACGACAGCGACAGCAGCATCGAAATTATAGCGGAATACAACGTTCCTAGGGCACCGgtcggtgttggtggtggtgcgttcCAGGCGGGGAAGCTGCCCGCTTCCGCGACGGTGCTGCAGATGACGACGCCAACCCTGCCGGGTGCATCGAATCTGCCCGTGCTGAACAAGGAAAAGTATAAAAACTTGATCGCGGCCAAGCACAAATCGTCGTCGCAcggtggcagtggcagcagtgCGGGCTCTAGCCCGATCGGcatgggtggtggtgtgatTGGTTTTGCTGCACCTTCGGGCAAtgtgagtggtggtggtggtggtggtggtatgcaTCTCCCCGATATGGCCGGTGGCACTGGTGCTGGGAGCGTCCGGCTAAAGGATACGCCGTCGCCCATCGATGTTGACGTCCATCAGATCATGAAGGATCTCAAAGAACTGCAG GAACTccaaaagcaacacaacaccAGCGGTAACCGGAAGCCGGATAGTTCAGCGTTACaatcacaacagcagcacg TGCAACAAGTTCCACTGGCGCAGTTTGTTCCACGATCGTAA